A part of Ammospiza caudacuta isolate bAmmCau1 chromosome 7, bAmmCau1.pri, whole genome shotgun sequence genomic DNA contains:
- the TMEM275 gene encoding transmembrane protein 275, translating into MFSEKSSASLPQKPSQKKTRPQGLPSPALCCACGLCIMLAGINITLVGAFAFGTFLPVNNPPIIIGPILLVVAFTFFGACCICSRRPPAHGARKSKPGSNIGLIKPGNTAFEIETSEHTVQDTTAVQLSPTNSPISSKKSTPVHENAKACKLFTMEGNGPVAKYSTGGEAIQLNLPRDLATS; encoded by the coding sequence ATGTTCAGTGAAAAGAGCAGCGCCTCTTTGCCCCAAAAACCCAGCCAGAAGAAGACCCGACCCCAGGGcctcccctcccctgctctctgctgtgcttgtgGACTCTGCATCATGCTAGCAGGGATCAACATCACCTTAGTGGGAGCTTTTGCCTTTGGGACCTTCCTCCCTGTGAACAACCCACCCATCATCATCGGGCCCATCCTGCTGGTGGTGGCCTTCACGTTCTTCGGTGCCTGCTGCATCTGCAGCCGGAGGCCCCCGGCCCACGGGGCCAGGAAATCCAAACCAGGCTCCAACATTGGCCTCATCAAACCTGGCAACACAGCCTTTGAAATCGAAACCAGCGAGCACACGGTGCAGGACACCACTGCTGTCCAGCTGAGCCCCACCAACTCCCCCATCTCCTCCAAAAAGTCCACCCCGGTGCACGAGAACGCCAAGGCTTGCAAACTCTTCACCATGGAGGGCAACGGGCCAGTGGCCAAATACTCCACAGGGGGAGAGGCCATACAGCTCAACCTGCCCAGGGACCTGGCCACATCCTAA